Within the Thermanaeromonas toyohensis ToBE genome, the region GCCTGGGAGGGCGCCCTACATCCCCTAAGTTCCCCCGATACCCAGCCTACTGCTATGGCTATAGGAAAGGAATTGCCTTCAGCAGAAACTACTGCGGAATCAGCGAAATCCTCAGTACATAATCCAACGAATAAAACCGGAACCTCTAGAGGTGGCGAGGGAGTTGTTGCTAGGAAGGAAATAAGAACGGGCGGGCGCGGGGAAGAAGCCGGGCCAGGGGAGAGCCCTGTCCAAGCTTTCGTCCCTCCTAAAAAGGGTTACTGGATCGAAGTCTTGGTGGGAAGCCAAAAAATGCGTATCTACCAAGAAGGGCAGCTAAAGAAAGAATGGGTGGTCTCTACCGGTACCCCAGACAAGCCCACCCCTCTCGGAGTATTTGCGATACAAAATCGCGGGGAGTGGTTCTATAATCCCAAATATAACCAGGGGGCTAAATGGTGGGTCTCCTTTAAAGACTGGGGTGTATATCTTTTCCATAGCTTGCCTATGGATCGCGACCAACGGATCATACCGGAAGAGGCCTTAAAGCTTGGTACCCCCGCTTCCCATGGCTGCGTCCGGTTAGAGGTTGATAATGCTAAATGGATCTATGACCATATACCCCAGGGTACTCCCGTATATATACATGAATGAACCATATTTAAAAAGGCCCTGGGGTATAGTCCCCGGGCCTGCCTAAGTATTGGGCTTAGGTGTTTTAGGGCTTCCAGTCTTAAGATCGTGGATAAATTTCTCCCTTTCCGCCGAGATCCCTTCTGAGCGCCTGAGGATAGAACGTACAAATTCCTGGCGCTTCTGCTCCAACTCTTCCCCTAGCCTTTCCGCCTCCCAGCGCTGTTCATCTATTTTTCGGGGGTTATCCTGCAAGCCTTTAGCCTCCTTCCCAAGTTCTAAACCTTACGGTTTCTACCCCAACTTTAACCTACATTAAGAGTACCCCTGGCCTGGTAGGCAAACCTAAAACATTAAGCCTAACCACTAGGGAAAACCCTCACCATAAGGTTTCCTTTAAAGGGCACCCATCTTTATTATTCGCCCTAAAGGAAGACTTTATGGGAAGAAGCAGCAGGTAGATATTCCCCCACTGTAGCCACCAAGAGTTTGGTCCCGTATTCCAGTACCTCTTCGTTAAACTGGAAGCACTCATGGTGCAATGGATAAGTTTTCCCTACCAGATTTCCACAGCCCAAGAAAACCATGGCGCCTGGAACTCGTTCTAAAAAATGAGAGAAATCCTCGGAAACCATGGCCGGCTTCTCTAGCCAAACTATACTTTCCGGCCCCAAAATTTGAGCCGCCGCTCTGGCCACTACCCGATTGAAATCTGGAGCATTTACTGTAACAGGGAAGCCACATAGATAGTCTACCTCCGCCCGGGCACCGTAAGCCCCGGCTATTCCTTCTGCCATCTCTTTAATCCGCTTTTTTAGTTTGGCCCGCAATGTAGGATCTAGAGTCCGCAGGCTGCCTTCTAGTTCGGCCTCACCCGATACGATGTTGTAAGTCGTCCCGGCCCGGAAAACCCCTAGGGAAATTACAGCCGTGTCCAGGGCCGGGGTTTCCCTGCTTATTAGATGCTGGAGGCTTATGGCTATTTGGGCACCTACTAAAAGGGCATCTACCCCTTTTTCAGGCGTGGCCCCATGGGTAGCCTGGCCTTGTACCCATATGCGGAAACGGTCATTGGAAGCCATAAGGGCCCCATCCCGTAAACCCACCTGGCCTAAAGGGAGATCTGGCCATAAGTGCAAGGCCATAATAGCCTCCACCGGTGGGGAATTAAGTATACCAGCCTCTATCATCGGCTGGGCACCGCCAATTTCCTCTTCGGCGGGCTGGAAGATAAGCCGCACCCTCCCGCTCCAACTTTCCCGCATATCTGCCAGAATCAGGGCGGCTCCGGCAAGCATGGCCACATGGGCATCATGTCCACAGGCATGCATAAGGCCCGGCCGCTCTGAAGCATAGGGTAGACCCGTTTTTTCACTCAAGGGCAGGGCATCCATATCCGCCCGTAGGGCAAGGGTGCGCCCCGACCCTTGAGCACCTCCATTTAGGAGAGCTGTAACTCCTGTACCAGCCACGCGCTTTATCTCTATCGGCTGGCAGGCCTTGAGTACCTCTTCCACAGCCGCGGCCGTTCGTTCTTCCTGGAAGGCTCTCTCAGGATAACGGTGAAGGCGGCGCCTAAGCTCCACTATTTTCTCCTTATATTTTTCCCACAGGCTATCAATAAGCTCCTTCTCCATAACGCAAAGCCTCACTTGCCTGTTTAGTCCTTAGGCGCAGCCACTTTATTGGTCAGGGAACCCAGCTCCTCGATATATATCTCAATGGTATCCCCCACCTGCATAGGTCCTACTCCCTCTGGGGTGCCTGTTAAGATCACGTCCCCAGGTAACAAAGTCATTACTTGGGAAATAAAGCTCACTAGATAGGGTACAGAAAAGATAAGCTGGGAAGTCCTACTGTTCTGCTTGAGTTCGCCGTTGAGCCGCGCCTGGATCAAAAGATCATCGGGTTCTACCCCAGTAACTATGTAAGGGCCCAGGGGCAAAAAAGTGTCGAAGGATTTGGCTCTGGTCCATTGCCCGTCCTTTTTCTGTAGGTCCCGAGCGGTAACGTCATTGGCTATAGTGTAACCTAAAATGTATTGCTGCGCCTCTTCTTCCTTGACTTGATGGCAAGCTTTTCCAATAACTACCGCCAATTCTGCTTCAAAGTCCAGCCTTCCTATACCCGGCCAATAAATTATCTCCTCTTCGGGGCCTATAAGGCTAGTGGAAGGCTTAAGGAAAAGCACAGGCTCTTCAGGAAGGGGCTGTTTCATTTCCGCCGCATGACTCCGATAATTGAGCCCTACACATACTGCCTTGCTGGGCTGGCAAGGCGCAAGAAGTTTCACCTCCTTAAGATAATAAGTCTCCCGTTTCTCCCGGTAACCATTAAAAAGATCACCTTCCAAAGCTATGACTACCTCACCTTCCAGGCGACCATATAAGGGTTGGCCGTTGGCTAAAAACCGGACAAATTTCGCCTTTTCTGTCACCCTCCTAAAACACCCCCTGGTAAATTATCCTTCTCCTTTACCCCTTTCCCCTTTTCCTTAAAAGTATAGCACAATAAGGCTGTATCCCGCGAGACTTTATACCCCAATACTTAAAACAGGTTCCTATAGCGAAAACCGGGTGAACTAGTGTATCCCAGTTTCCCTGGGGAAGACCTGCTTAGACTTGGAAGTGGCTATATTTTGGGTATACAATGGAGTATAGAACTTAAGAAAGGGAGAAACCATGGTATACGAAAAAGGGCCAAAAGACGGACGGTGCGAGCTTATCTATCAAGGAAAGGCCTGGCCGCAGGATATTCTGGAAAATACCCCGGCAGCTGTGTTAGAGCCTTTACGCACCTTAGGAGGTAACCCCAGCTGCGCTACCGCAGGTTGGAGCAACATGCTTATTCTAGGGGACAACCTCCCCGTTCTTAAAACCTTGCTCGAAATGAAGGAAAAGGGGACCCTTAGGGACAGCCGCGGCCAGCCAGGTATAACCCTCATTTACATCGACCCGCCTTTTTCTTCCCGGCAGGAATATAGGGCCAGTAGCGGAATTAAAGCCTATGAAGATACCCTTACGGGTCCCGCCTTTGTGGAATTCTTACGCCGGCGGCTTCTCTTCTTGCGGGAACTTTTAACCGAGGACGGAAGCATATACGTACACCTAGATGAAAGGAAAAGCCATTACATAAAGGTGATTATGGATGAAATTTTTGGAGAGGAAAATTTCCAGCGGGAGATCATATGGCGTATAGGGTGGGTATCTGGGTTTAAAACCCGAGCTAAAAACTGGATTCGTAACCATGACGTAATCCTTTTCTACACTAAGTCGCGGAATTTTTACTTCCACAAGCTGTATTTGCCATACCCGCCGGGATACCGGCGACGGGATGGCCAGCCTCCTCGGGGTAAAGGTTACCCCCTCGAAGATACTTGGAACTGCTATCCCCAGGACCGATTGGATTCCATTCAGATCATGAGCTTTTCCGGTGAAAAGACCGGTTTCCCCACCCAGAAAAATGAAAAGCTCCTAGAAAGAATCATACTGGCCTCTTCCCGGAAAGGAGATCTCGTCCTGGACGCCTTTTGCGGCTCAGGAACAGCTTTAAGCGTGGCCGAAAAGCTGGGCCGCCGGTGGATCGGTATCGATAATAGCGAAGTGGCTGTTCAAATCGCCGAAAACAGGCTCTTAACCCTTCGACGGAACATCGGAAACACTGGGGAAAGGCTTAAGCCCCGACCCTTCACCCTTTACTCCACCTACGTGCGCTAATCAGCCCATGATTTCCTCTGGCCGGAAATATAGGTTTATCTCCCTTTCTGCACTTGCCAAGGAATCAGCCCCATGAATGATGTTCTGGCCCGTCTCTAGAGCATAATCTCCTCGTATGGTGCCCGGAGCTGCTTCCTGGGGGTTGGTAGCCCCCATGAGTTTGCGCAGGCCTGAAATCACCCCTGGCCCCTCTAGGACCATAGCTATTACCGGGCCGGAAGTTATATGCTCAACGAGTTCACGGAAAAAAGGCTTCTCCCGGTGCTCAGCATAATGTTTTTCAGCCATCTCCCGCGTCAAGCGTAGCATTTTTAAAGCTACAATACGATAGCCTTTATGCTCGATACGAGTTAATATCTCGCCTACCAATCCGCGGGCCACGCCTTCAGGTTTTATCATACAAAAAGTCCGTTCCTTATCCACTACCATACCCCTTTCAAGCATAGAAGTTGAAAGGTTAGCTTTAACAGAAGGTTTAAACCCTCGCTACGGCCTTGGGGCTGTTTAAAACTAAAGGCTGGGGTTACACCCGGTGTTATACTTACTGCCGCCTGACCCCCGCCCCCAGTAGCTGTGCGGCTGCGGTTGTATTCTTCAATGAGGGCTGTAAATTCCTCGGCCTCTAGGGTTTCCTTTTCCATTAAAGCCTTGGCCACAATATGGAGCTCTTCCATGTGCTCTTTGAGGATCTTTTCTGCCCGGCTATAGCATTCATCAATGATACGCCGGGCTTCCTTATCAATGGAAAAGGCCACGGCCTCACTATAATTGCGGTCTCGGGCCAGATCCCGACCGAGGAAAGGTGTCTCTTGCTTACGTCCAAAGGTTAAGGGGCCCAGTTCATCAGACATACCAAATTCTGTAATCATTTTACGTACCAACTCAGTAGCCCTTTCCAGATCGTTCTGGGCACCAGTGCTAACTTCTTTAAGGACCAAGGCCTCAGCCACCCGGCCACCTAAGAGCATAGTTATCTGGTCTATTATCTGAGACTTCGTCATATACCGCCGATCTTCCTTAGGAAGGAGCAAAGTATAGCCTCCGGCCCTACCCCGAGGGATGATGGAAACTTTATGCAAGGGATCCGTATGGGGAAGGTAATGCCCTAACAAGGCGTGACCAGCTTCATGATAGGCTACTAGCCGCTTCTCATACTCGCTAATGACCCGCGACTTTTTCTCCGGGCCAGCTATTACCCGTTCTATAGCTTCTTCCATCTCCTGCATACCGATCTTTTTCTTGCCCCGGCGGGCGGCGAGCAAGGCTGCCTCATTTACCAGATTAGCCAGGTCCGCTCCAGTGAAACCAGGCGTACGCCGGGCCAAGACATCTAGATCCACACTGGCATCCAGAGGCTTTCCCCGGACATGTACCTTAAGAATCTCCTTGCGGCCATTGATATCCGGAACATCTACCACAATCTGCCGATCGAAGCGTCCTGGCCGGAGCAAGGCAGGATCTAATATATCAGGCCGGTTGGTGGCCGCTATGATGATAATACCCTCGTTAGGGTTGAAACCGTCCATCTCCACCAAAAGCTGGTTTAAGGTCTGCTCGCGCTCATCGTGACCTCCACCTAGACCTGCTCCGCGCTGCCGACCCACAGCATCGATCTCATCAATAAAAACGATGCAAGGAGCATTCTTTTTGGCCTGCTCAAAAAGATCCCTCACCCGGGAAGCCCCTACACCTACAAACATCTCCACAAAGTCTGAACCGCTGATGCTAAAGAAGGGCACCCCTGCTTCCCCGGCCACAGCCCGGGCAAGTAAAGTCTTACCTGTACCGGGTGGACCATAAAGAAGCACACCTTTAGGTATTCTAGCCCCCAATTCATTGAACTTGCGGGGGTTCTTCAAAAACTCTACTATCTCCTGCAGCTCTTCCTTTACCTCATCTACGCCTGCCACATCATCGAAAGTAATCCGCCTCTTATCGTCGGGCGTATGAAGTCTAGCCCGGCTCCGGCCAAACTGCATGACCCGGGAGCCTCCGCCCTGTGTCTGCTGCATCATAAAAAATACCAAGCCCACCAACAAAAGGATGGGCAAAAGGCTGCCCAAGAAGTTAGTCCACCAGGGGGGTTCGGGGGCAGGTAAAGTCTTGGTAGGTACTCCTTTGCTGGCCAGCCGCTCTATCAAAGCCGGCGAAGCTGGAGCGTTAACGGAAAATTTAGTCCCGTTTTTTAGAGTACCAGTTATCTTAAAAATTTCCTTTTCAGGAGTTATAGTTACTTCCTGAACCTGTCCTTGATCAATTAACTGGTAAAATTTAGTAAAATCTAGCTCCTCCGTAGCCCTTTCCACCGGTGTCGAAATCCGCAAGATGGAAACGGCCAGCAAAACTATTAGTAAATAGACGGCCAGATTTTTAAAAACACGGTTCAAGGATAAAGCCCTCCTCTCGCCCTGCCCCATCATCCAGGAGATTATATTTTAACATAAGAAAAATATGAATGCAATTTAATCTAAAGCTTCCTCTTCCAAAATAAGGTGAAGGGCCCAGCGGGTCTCGGGTGTTATTTTAAAATCCTCAGCCAGTCGTACCCCCGCTACCCACACGATATTCTCTCCGGAAACCACAACAGGTAAACGCCTGCGTTCCCGTGTATTAATACCAGCATCTACAAAGAGATCCTGAAGTTTCTTTGTCCCTTTCATGCCCAAAGGACGGAAACGATCACCAGGCCGCCAGTTGCGGGCCCATAAAGGCCCTGGAAGTTTATCCCGATCCACCCAAGCTTCCCAAGGGGGGGTAATAACTTTAGCCGGCGGGGGTAATATTTCTATTCGAAGGCGTCTACCTATTTCAGGCAGGGGAGTCACCCCTGGTACCTTAAGGGGATGGCAAAAAAGGATCTCCTCTTCTCCCTTTACATTAGGTTCTTTAAGGAGTAAAAACCCGTGGCTGACCTTAGCCTGTAAACCTTGGGGCAAGGTTAAAGCACCAGAACCGGCCCGTAGAAGCTCTCGTAAGTGCTCCACATGATAAAATTCCACCCCCCCACCTAAACTTAATACCGCGGCCCGTAAAACCCGGCGTTCCAAAGCCGGGGGTAGACTGAGCAACCCTTCCCGCTCTATTTGTAAATATCCTCGGCCCTGTTCTTTAATAACTTTGGCCAAGCTTTCCCGGGTTACTTCTTCTAAAAAGGCTTCTTCCTCGGCTAACAGAACAGCGGTCCGCGCCAGCACCCGGACAATAGCAGGATTAAACTCCCTAGCTAGCCACGGAATGAGTTCCTGCCGGATCTTGTTCCTCCGGTAAGCCGGATCCAGATTGCTGGGATCGCGGCAGGGTACTAGCCCCTTATCTCGGCAGTAGGCTTCGATCTCTTCCCGAGTAATAAAAAGCAGCGGCCTGATGATCCCCTCCCGGTGAGGGAGCATAGCTTTAAGGCCGGTAAGGCCGCTGCCCCGGAGCAAGTTTAAAAGTAAGGTTTCCGCCTGATCATCAGCTTGATGCCCTACCGCGATTTTAGTAGCCCCTACCTTTCCCGCCACCTCCCGTAAAAAGCGGTAGCGCACTTCCCGCGCAGCTTCTTCCAAAGAAAGCTTGTGCTCCCGCTGGTAAGTACGCACATCCCGGGCTTCCACTGTGACCGGCAGGCCCCATTGTTGGGCTAGCCTTCGCACATAAGCCGCTTCTTGGGCAGAATTTTCTCGCAAACGATGATCTAGGTGGGCTACGTGAAGGCTAATCCCTAACTCCTTTTGCAGTTCTAACAAAGAGCAAAGCAAGGCCAAGGAATCTGGCCCACCCGATACCCCCACCACTACTTTTTCTCCAAAATCTAGCAGCTTATACCTTTGTATAGTCAGGCGCACCTGTTCCAGAAGAGCTGCCATCCCCTTATTTTTCCAACCACCTTCCCTGTAGGTAATATTTCGGCATGGCCTTTTGCTTTTCCTCCTCGCCTTATGAGTTTTTGCGACATCTAGGACACCTGTATCCGAGCTACAGCCACGCTCATATCATCAACCGGGTGACCCCCAGCCAGGGCTACAGCTTGCTTTAACAGACGCTCAGCTAATTCCTGGGGATGGCACTCTGATACCCGTCTTAAGGCCGCTACCAACCATTTATCCTTTTCCGACAAATCGCGGTGGGCCTCCAGCACACCATCGCTCACCATCACTAATATATCCCCTGGCTGTAATTCTTCCTCCACTACCTCTACCGGAATATCTTCTAAAATACCTACCGGTAGGGATTGCGGCTTTATAGTTAAAACCTGGGTATCCCGCAACAGAAAAGTAGGGCAAGCCCCTAGCTTGGTAAACATGCCCCGCCCCTGGATTAAATCCAGCACAGCTACATCTAAAGTGGCAAAGCTCTCCAATGGGGAGCGTAACAAAAGGACCAGATTCACCAGACGTAAGGCTAACTCCCGTGGAAAGCCGGCTACCAACAAATCTTTCAGAAGCTCCACAGCCGTACGGCTCTCCTTCCGAGCCTCGCAGCCAGCACCCATACCATCGCTTAACACCAATAAGTATTTACCTCGACCTAAAGGTGTCGAAAGAAAAGAATCTCCACAGGTGAAGTCTTGGTCCCGGGCACAAGAGGCATATCCTATCTCCAAGGTAAAATAAGGATCTAACTCTTCCTCATCTGTAGCCGAGGCTTCGCTTACCATTTCCTCCAAAAGGCGGGCTAGAGCTTGAAATTGGGCACCTAATAGGAGACCTAAGGGAGAAGCGACCTTATCCGATGCACAGCCCCAGGGCTGGGCAGCTAAAGCTTGTGCCAGTTCCCGAGCTTTACCGCATCTACTTTTAAGCCACTCTGGTAGCTCAGAGACTAAAAGGGGTCCTCCTTTTTTTAGCAACCCCTTCAAAACTTCCCTCAGCTTGTCCCCTTCCAGCTCCCAGCATACTTTGTGGGCAGGACATCCGTGGCAAACAAGGCGATCTATTTGCCTTAAAGCTATGTTCAGGCTGGTAGTACCATTGTTCCCCCCGGCTTCCAAACTCTCCCCCAAGCGTTTAAGGGCAGCGGCTACCTGCCCCCAACGTTTAGGGATAACAAAATTCTCCCTTCTGATATTCCCGTTATTCACATTGGTTATGCAAGCAGTTAAGCCTTTTAGAAAACTTCCTGGCAGGAGAAGAACAACCAAAGCTACCAGCCCACTTTCTTTTAAGGCTAGATTAGCCCCTTCCGCTCCCAAGAAATAACTGGAAAGCAAAAGATGGGCTAAAATAAAGCCCCCCACTACTCCTAACTTACCTAGATTATAAAAAGCTCCTGCCGTCAAACCAACCAGGGCCAGCAACCCGGCCAAGGCTGGTGCAGTTAAGGAAGTCAGGCTGGGAAGAAATCCTAAAACCGCTCCTGTGGCTGCCCCAGCGCCAGCCCCTCCGATTAAAGCGGCCAGAAGTATAAATAGACGCCCTACCAAGCTTTGGACGGACATACCGCCCACCCGCCATTCTTGTAACCCTAAAAGCAGGCCCAAAGCCAGAAGGCCCAATCCCAGGAGTTGTTCTTCCCGGTAACGACTTACAGCTGCTGCACTCCAGGCCAGCGCCAGTCCAGCCGCCAAAAGAGCCTCAAAAATAAGGAGCATCCAGCCATAAAAGGAAGGCCCTAAAATAACCTGACTTAAACCCCGGACAAGTATGACAGTCGCCGCACCCAAGGCAACAAGAGCTCCCGGAGGCCTGGATACCCTATTTCCTCGGTATAATGTATAAGTAACCCCCAAACTGAGGAGGGTGGCGAGGCGGATCCAACTGTCCAGGCCAGGCAAGCCCCAAGCGCTCCCTATTCCCGCACTTACCACTACAGGCCATAATAATCGTGGCCTAAGCCCAGCTACAGCCATGACTATCCCTGGCCCAAAAGGCTTTAATTCCGCAAGGATAGTAGCCCGAGACAGTATAAAGGCTACTCCTAACCAAGCCACGGCCCCCAACCACTCAGCTCCCCCAACCCTCGACATCCGCTGTACACGCTCCGCCAACATATACCACCGCCCTTTTTTTACTGAGAAAATTATATCTTAAGGGTTTATGCAATTCTTGTCGCCAAAGGGAAGGGGGCCGGGACAAAGTTTCGACATAGTCTACTTTACCCCTACTGTAAGGGCAACTCTTCATCTAAGGAAACATGCCTCACATTGCTTAAGTCTTCCTTGGCCCGCTTTATCCCTGCTGTAGGTGTAGGCCTACTATAAATAATAAACCCCCCTTCCGGGACACCGGATTTTTTCAGGGGGGTTAGTCCGAAAAACTTAGGTTTTTCAATGATTGGTGACCCGTGCGGGATTCGAACCCGCGTTCCCGGCTTGAAAGACCGGTGTCTTAACCCCTTGACTAACGGGCCGCACTCATAAAAATGGTAGCGGTGGTAGGACTCGAACCTACGACACAGCGGGTATGAACCGCTTGCTCTAACCAGCTGAGCTACACCGCCACGTGTTGCGATTATATTATGCCTGAAAGTCCATCCCCTTGTCAAGGGGCCTAAAAAAGCCAAAAAATTATTGACCCAGGTAGCACCTCTATTTTATAATATAACCGAATGAATGTTCATTTTGGAGACTCCCCTATGCGACGTTATGCTGCTTACCAGGCGGGAGGAGAAAGCCAAATCAAACAGAAAATTTTTGCTGCCGCCCGCCGTCTCTTTGTAGAGAAGGGCTATCATAACACTAGCATTCCTGATATCGTAACTGAAGCCGGGGTAAGCATAGGCGCCCTTTATCACTATTTCGAAAGCAAGGAAGCGCTGGCCAAAGCTATCCATATCCATGCTGTCCAAGAATTCCTCCAGCGCTTTCATCGCCAGGTAAAAAGCAAGCACACCACCCGCGAAAGGATCCAGGCTTTCGTAGAAATGATGTTTTCCTGGACAGAAGAGGACCCAGTCATGGTGGAGTATCTTCTTTATGCCCGGCCCAAAGAGGTTTTAGATCGGGCGATGTCTATATGTTCTGAAGAAGGCTTACAAGCCGTAAAAGAAATAATGATAGAAGGGATGCGCCGGGGCGAAGTAAAACAGGTAGATATTATGCTATTAGTAGCCCCTGTTTCTGGTACTATAATCCGCCTTATCGAACTTAAGTTAGATGGTCTTTTGTCTTATCCCCTTACAGAAGTAGCAGAGACAGCCGCCCAGATCATATGGGAGGCTGTTCGAGCTTAAATTTTTTTACCCTTACTTGTGAGTGTTCAAACAGGGTTTAAGTTTGGCCCTTTGCGAACGATCATTCTTTCGGAAAAGGAGGAGAAATTATGCCAAAAGAGCGAGAGGAGAGCCTTCAAAAGGATCTGCTTCAACATTTCGGCGACCGTGTATCTTTTAACAAAGTAGAAAGGTTAGTGTATTCCCACGACATGGGTGTTATCCCCGAACAAATACGACGCTTAATTCAATTCTTACCAGATGCAGTTGTCCAACCCATCTCCCGCGATGAACTTGTTAAACTCACCCAACTGTCTAGAGAATATTCCATCCCCCTCGTACCCCGGGGTGCGGGGACCAGCGGCTTCGGAGGAGCTGTTCCTACAAGAAAGGGTATTGTCGTAGATTTTTGCCGGATGAAACACAGGATAGAAGTAAACGAAAAAGAGCTCACCGTCACCGTAGATCCTGGAGTCGTTTTTGAAGATCTTCAAAAACATCTTCAGGCCCGTGGGTATGATCTTCGTATCTTCCCTTCCAGCGCACGGTCAGCTACAGTAGCTGGATGGGTGGCCCAGGGAGGTTCAGGTTATGGTAGTTTCGAATATGGGGACCTTAAAAACAACCTTAAGGAAGTAGAACTGGTGCTCCCCAACGGACGAATTGTTACTCTGCAAGGCCGCGAGCTGGATCTGGTATATGGCC harbors:
- a CDS encoding fumarylacetoacetate hydrolase family protein, with the protein product MTEKAKFVRFLANGQPLYGRLEGEVVIALEGDLFNGYREKRETYYLKEVKLLAPCQPSKAVCVGLNYRSHAAEMKQPLPEEPVLFLKPSTSLIGPEEEIIYWPGIGRLDFEAELAVVIGKACHQVKEEEAQQYILGYTIANDVTARDLQKKDGQWTRAKSFDTFLPLGPYIVTGVEPDDLLIQARLNGELKQNSRTSQLIFSVPYLVSFISQVMTLLPGDVILTGTPEGVGPMQVGDTIEIYIEELGSLTNKVAAPKD
- a CDS encoding SpoIIE family protein phosphatase, translated to MSRVGGAEWLGAVAWLGVAFILSRATILAELKPFGPGIVMAVAGLRPRLLWPVVVSAGIGSAWGLPGLDSWIRLATLLSLGVTYTLYRGNRVSRPPGALVALGAATVILVRGLSQVILGPSFYGWMLLIFEALLAAGLALAWSAAAVSRYREEQLLGLGLLALGLLLGLQEWRVGGMSVQSLVGRLFILLAALIGGAGAGAATGAVLGFLPSLTSLTAPALAGLLALVGLTAGAFYNLGKLGVVGGFILAHLLLSSYFLGAEGANLALKESGLVALVVLLLPGSFLKGLTACITNVNNGNIRRENFVIPKRWGQVAAALKRLGESLEAGGNNGTTSLNIALRQIDRLVCHGCPAHKVCWELEGDKLREVLKGLLKKGGPLLVSELPEWLKSRCGKARELAQALAAQPWGCASDKVASPLGLLLGAQFQALARLLEEMVSEASATDEEELDPYFTLEIGYASCARDQDFTCGDSFLSTPLGRGKYLLVLSDGMGAGCEARKESRTAVELLKDLLVAGFPRELALRLVNLVLLLRSPLESFATLDVAVLDLIQGRGMFTKLGACPTFLLRDTQVLTIKPQSLPVGILEDIPVEVVEEELQPGDILVMVSDGVLEAHRDLSEKDKWLVAALRRVSECHPQELAERLLKQAVALAGGHPVDDMSVAVARIQVS
- the ndk gene encoding nucleoside-diphosphate kinase; protein product: MVVDKERTFCMIKPEGVARGLVGEILTRIEHKGYRIVALKMLRLTREMAEKHYAEHREKPFFRELVEHITSGPVIAMVLEGPGVISGLRKLMGATNPQEAAPGTIRGDYALETGQNIIHGADSLASAEREINLYFRPEEIMG
- a CDS encoding M20 metallopeptidase family protein → MEKELIDSLWEKYKEKIVELRRRLHRYPERAFQEERTAAAVEEVLKACQPIEIKRVAGTGVTALLNGGAQGSGRTLALRADMDALPLSEKTGLPYASERPGLMHACGHDAHVAMLAGAALILADMRESWSGRVRLIFQPAEEEIGGAQPMIEAGILNSPPVEAIMALHLWPDLPLGQVGLRDGALMASNDRFRIWVQGQATHGATPEKGVDALLVGAQIAISLQHLISRETPALDTAVISLGVFRAGTTYNIVSGEAELEGSLRTLDPTLRAKLKKRIKEMAEGIAGAYGARAEVDYLCGFPVTVNAPDFNRVVARAAAQILGPESIVWLEKPAMVSEDFSHFLERVPGAMVFLGCGNLVGKTYPLHHECFQFNEEVLEYGTKLLVATVGEYLPAASSHKVFL
- a CDS encoding L,D-transpeptidase — its product is MGEMMMPGKIKGLAIFLFALQGLLALFWLSRGSPTVLSRFPSLPPPSPPAWEGALHPLSSPDTQPTAMAIGKELPSAETTAESAKSSVHNPTNKTGTSRGGEGVVARKEIRTGGRGEEAGPGESPVQAFVPPKKGYWIEVLVGSQKMRIYQEGQLKKEWVVSTGTPDKPTPLGVFAIQNRGEWFYNPKYNQGAKWWVSFKDWGVYLFHSLPMDRDQRIIPEEALKLGTPASHGCVRLEVDNAKWIYDHIPQGTPVYIHE
- the tilS gene encoding tRNA lysidine(34) synthetase TilS is translated as MAALLEQVRLTIQRYKLLDFGEKVVVGVSGGPDSLALLCSLLELQKELGISLHVAHLDHRLRENSAQEAAYVRRLAQQWGLPVTVEARDVRTYQREHKLSLEEAAREVRYRFLREVAGKVGATKIAVGHQADDQAETLLLNLLRGSGLTGLKAMLPHREGIIRPLLFITREEIEAYCRDKGLVPCRDPSNLDPAYRRNKIRQELIPWLAREFNPAIVRVLARTAVLLAEEEAFLEEVTRESLAKVIKEQGRGYLQIEREGLLSLPPALERRVLRAAVLSLGGGVEFYHVEHLRELLRAGSGALTLPQGLQAKVSHGFLLLKEPNVKGEEEILFCHPLKVPGVTPLPEIGRRLRIEILPPPAKVITPPWEAWVDRDKLPGPLWARNWRPGDRFRPLGMKGTKKLQDLFVDAGINTRERRRLPVVVSGENIVWVAGVRLAEDFKITPETRWALHLILEEEALD
- the ftsH gene encoding ATP-dependent zinc metalloprotease FtsH, whose protein sequence is MNRVFKNLAVYLLIVLLAVSILRISTPVERATEELDFTKFYQLIDQGQVQEVTITPEKEIFKITGTLKNGTKFSVNAPASPALIERLASKGVPTKTLPAPEPPWWTNFLGSLLPILLLVGLVFFMMQQTQGGGSRVMQFGRSRARLHTPDDKRRITFDDVAGVDEVKEELQEIVEFLKNPRKFNELGARIPKGVLLYGPPGTGKTLLARAVAGEAGVPFFSISGSDFVEMFVGVGASRVRDLFEQAKKNAPCIVFIDEIDAVGRQRGAGLGGGHDEREQTLNQLLVEMDGFNPNEGIIIIAATNRPDILDPALLRPGRFDRQIVVDVPDINGRKEILKVHVRGKPLDASVDLDVLARRTPGFTGADLANLVNEAALLAARRGKKKIGMQEMEEAIERVIAGPEKKSRVISEYEKRLVAYHEAGHALLGHYLPHTDPLHKVSIIPRGRAGGYTLLLPKEDRRYMTKSQIIDQITMLLGGRVAEALVLKEVSTGAQNDLERATELVRKMITEFGMSDELGPLTFGRKQETPFLGRDLARDRNYSEAVAFSIDKEARRIIDECYSRAEKILKEHMEELHIVAKALMEKETLEAEEFTALIEEYNRSRTATGGGGQAAVSITPGVTPAFSFKQPQGRSEGLNLLLKLTFQLLCLKGVW
- a CDS encoding DNA methyltransferase gives rise to the protein MVYEKGPKDGRCELIYQGKAWPQDILENTPAAVLEPLRTLGGNPSCATAGWSNMLILGDNLPVLKTLLEMKEKGTLRDSRGQPGITLIYIDPPFSSRQEYRASSGIKAYEDTLTGPAFVEFLRRRLLFLRELLTEDGSIYVHLDERKSHYIKVIMDEIFGEENFQREIIWRIGWVSGFKTRAKNWIRNHDVILFYTKSRNFYFHKLYLPYPPGYRRRDGQPPRGKGYPLEDTWNCYPQDRLDSIQIMSFSGEKTGFPTQKNEKLLERIILASSRKGDLVLDAFCGSGTALSVAEKLGRRWIGIDNSEVAVQIAENRLLTLRRNIGNTGERLKPRPFTLYSTYVR